ggcggcggtcagacctgcgacgcagcagagggtgctaagaatctctgggtccggacaggccgccattggaatctgaacttggctacatataacgctagaactttatctagtgaggcgagtctagctgtactattcgaggaattagagggtgttaaatgggatgtaatagggctcagtgaggttaggaggccacagaaGGCTTATacagtgtgcggcgtgaccacccttactgcgcatgcgcaagccctctccacacacctcatctccctctccactgcccctctcccatccccctctccacttccaattTCTTATCCCCCGTCCATTTCCCCTcaccctcaccacttcccctctcccattcctctctcccctccccctctccctccccactacccctctcccctttccctctctccacaccTCTGACCATTTtcatctctcccctttccctctctcttccctctcccctttcctccccgctttgcctctctcccttctcctctccactcccctctgaaacgcgggctctacatgccgaaacgctgcttcgcatcgcctcaggtcccctttagcgggagatggtgtgatcttTCGTGTTCCTTCAATGCAAAACTAACGCAAAGAACGGTTCTAGTCATACGCGGCTTCCAGATGTCCGGCCGCTTTGTGAACGATGTCAGTCTGAATGCGACTATGCCAGCATTCCCATTCATACAACAGCGCCACAGCGGCAGTGAATGTCTATGTCTGCTTTAGCCGCACCCGCTGGCAACTATCCCTCGCACTAGCTATCCCTCGCACTAGAACATAtaacgcgcggggtgatgttattgatttgagctttatacggaacatcacggcgacgcgcCGACGTCAACGGCAAAGATGCGCCTCGAGTGTCCGTATGTTTACTGTCGCGCCTAAAGATGAAGGTGCCTTTCGCTTTCGaatcgtcttaagcgaatgcctGAGGGTACGTGTGATTCTTGCTTATACATGTATCGAGATTGATAGACAAGCGTTCTCGAAAGGTCACGTTGTACTAAAGCATTCGTTATTTACCAAATGATACTGCCTATGTGTGCGAGTGCACGAACTCTTAACAAATTCATAAGTTTAAAAATGCCAACAAAAATTACGTAAATAATTTCTGAAATAAATCAGTCTCTGCAGAAAATGTACGGTAGCGTATTTATTCACTTTTAATAATTGGTCAAGATTGAACCGCCAGAGAACCATTACATTGGCTGCCTTTCTTCCACGTCTAACTTATATTTCTGTTGTTACGCTTGAGCTATTCCTCCATTTCTCTTATAGAAGATCACTGGAAGTATTGAAGATCTACGTGACATGGCGTTTAAGGTAAGCTTTATTTCAAATTGCTGCTGGGATGTTATTGAACCAAACACATCGTCCTCCGAATCGTAATATTTAGGTTATTAGCTTGCTCGCATATGTGCGCACGTATATGTTACGCCATTTTGCAATTCTGCCCCATATGTCCAATGACCTGTTTGTTCACATCGGTACAAAATAGATAAAGACTGCCAAAGGATACGCAAGATAGCACGTGTTTGCATATTTCTTCTGCCAACGTTAGTGCACCTGCTTTATATCGAACACGCACGTCATTACAAGCCCTATCGCACGCTGCGCTCGCCTCTTTGACCCACTGCGAATTTTCACACGTAGCAGTGAAAAACAAGGTGCCTCTATTACGTTGAGTCCCTATCGATTCGGAGATAAAATGTGTAAGCTATAAAATCTCTGCTGCCAAACGTTTCTTTGGGCTGCAGGCGACTGAAGTTTGAGCGCTTCCTGCGAGTTGCGCTACTGTGTAAAGCCATTGCTACTGCGCATCTGAAGGCATTCGGAGGAGTAAGGTAAATTACTTTTGTATACGAGTTCTACTCAGTCAGCAGCGATGCTTCTTTGTTGTGTTTTCAGCTCATATTGTGCAATAGAGTGTTTTAGCGGGGCGCTTATGCCTCGCTCTTTTACATGCAAATGCGTAGCCGGAACGGCAGTGCGCGTGCTCAGTACGTTCGTGCAAGCCAAGTAAGGGCGGGAGTACATGGAGCGAACGCTCCCGACGATCTTCGCGCATCATGAAAAAAGCGCGGCGGCACAACGCAGGGTCTTCGCTGTGTAGCGACAGACGCGCCGAACGCCACTGTGCGTCGGCCGTCCGCCGCTGGACGAAGTTTTCGCTCGCACGCCGGTAATTAACGTAAAGTCGATTGAGTGGAGTGCGATGATGCGCTCACTTGGCTTCGCCGGCGAGAGGCGCTTGCCGGAAATGTAAAATctgcattctaaaaaaaaaaaacatggttgacacatgcgtcataggaatcggtatgacacgaaagtaaaacatgtcgTTACAAAAGTAGTTTAATGTTTACTGTTGATTGATATAAGACAGCTTGCATAATGTCTATTGGTGGTTGGCAGCTATAGAacggtttaacgtggatgcaaccAGGTTTACGCTTGGTGGCACATGACCATCCGGACGACTAACATCCACAGAATGATTAACAACTTCTGTGGTTGCTGTCTTTGTAACGGTGAGAGCGCAATCAGCGAaaacggtgtgacagccagatgagtgtcgctgattggacgcagaacgtgggctaaggtcgccaccccACCGCATGCTAAATAGTTATTAGGAGCAAAGCTccttaaaagggtactgacaccttttttcgaaggcaatTTTACTCTACCATACAAATttgctgtatgcagagacggctctgagcaagtgtgaagctcagcgaatgctgataaggtattttattttgatCTTAAAGCcagtttttccatggcgcacctactgacatcgacactagttgacgtcaggctacagtacaaattctggtgacttcacgcagcagtatggctagttgtgatgacgttaggtaccaaaacttccaagatggccgcttgtgcgtcatcaaaacttccaagatggccgctgtgcgtcaccaacgaagccacggcgcggagcggccgtggaaacgtcactatatattgtgcgagcacgtgacgagaagctcataccgtgttgtgacgtcagggtacagtaggaaccgaaaccagcttttaaaaacataccataattactttttcagggcgcactcgcgcttagcattaCTTTTACTAGGCTCTCGAGGACTTGACGGACAACAAAAAacggacaactgaaaatattcgtgtcagtacccctttaggtctgcaccccgccgtcgccgttgaagctcccttctcttaagtattgctttaggttgcagtggccggtgatttataGGAAGTGTTTACGCCTTGAGatgtttggttctagcgcaccagaaattcgatgttaaaagaaataagctctgtgcacaactggttataatgggcgtcttcactttcaccacctttatcgtggattgtgaaatgacaaccatcattctaacGCTcaacgggcgctttgtcgaaagTAGTaacagacgctctccccacccggcgccggcggaGAAAGACAACGCTAtgcgcgccgaacgccgcgcgcggcatTCCGTCGCCGCTGTAGAAGCtgcccgccgcatcaccgctcgcacccctatcctacctgtctccctctccctgtgCTGCGCCCAGCGCACACTGACTCCCTGAGTCGTTCCCGCCGTCGAGCTGAGCAGACGCTGTCCCCACGCGCTCCCCACTCTGCGcattcatgaaagccagcagcgagatcaggcgcatagtcgtttgcgtacCATttgtaaggagcttcgctcatcggttgtattcgtacacggaacaactgctagtttttgaacaccacggctggactagagtaTTTTGCACCCAGCCGCGTCTTTTATCGGGGCGAGCGTAACCGGGCAAAGCGGTGTTACAACTAGGCGAGACAGGCGGGCGTCGCAGAGCTACTCTTAAGGCGCAAgcttttaatgtctcatactcgcggcgtccgtccatccgtccgtgccctggaacggtgcgaGCTGTGGCCCCtctccctcacactctctcagcaatcccgtgatggcacagcagcgcgcgcggcaacgctccttcgtcagacttCTCGTTGCAACAGTcaagttagtcggatggctcccaagcggcccggtgatgattccacggcaagcgattCGGAGAAGCGCCACAataatgtggattcccccgataccgtggcatagtcagtcgaatggccacaggctttcgccgaacataCTTAGGAATTTACAGTGTCCTTCAACTTTTaatgatgctatgagcgatgcgGAGGCTTGCGCCgaggccgccacctcgcggtgtgttaacacGTTGAAAAAATTGCACTGCTCCTATTAGAAACGCGTCGAATGGAacagacgcgtagcaacgacgttagtagaagctaatcgcggaggccacggtaataACGCATTACTTCATTTTACCTCTCCCatacggcgacaccaccccgccgaccaagatgACTTAAAGGGTGAAATATAAAAAGCCCGCCTGTAAAGCCTCCAAAGTGTGTGACCAGtgtcgcagtggatagcgtgcccggcatctgttgtcgcggacctcgaggtcgtgggttcgactccagcTGATCAAATCTATTCTTTCACGTTTTTCTTTGCCCTCTGTTCCTGTGCTTTTCTTgcgaaatacgtcactaaagtcttggtggaccccagcataaaacactttcgtgttaaaaaaaagtccTTTGACTTTTTATTTGTGTTCTAAAGCTTGCCACGTATACGATtctttttaaagggacacgtCAACTCCATTTGAAGATAACTATGCTCTCTTCGGAAAGTCCTGTGACCCACCAGGGaattaacgtgtctctttaaaaagagtAATATACGAGGCAAGCAAGAACTCTCAAAAAAGAATCAAAGGACTCTTATATGCAGTTATCTGCACTGGCTCGAGGCGCTATATCTGCGCCGAGCGAAGAGTAATAAACGCTCATGTAAAAGTGTCTAATAATAGCTTTATCTGGGCGTCCCAAGCAGTTCTGCGGACGCTGACTGACAATGGAAATTGCTGGCAGCCTGCATATGCACAGCTGCCgtggatgcccaactaaaactgtctaatgcGAAAAGATAATTTAGAAACAGTGCCTTGACGATCCGTACGCCGGTACATTTATTTTCATAGAACTGATAGCACTCACAATTCCTCAAGAGCAGAACAGACGCCTTGATGGCGTGCGTTCGTACGCATGCTCGTGAATATTGTGTCAACTTTGACCAAAGTATTTTCTCCACGGTGCTGAAGTGGGAATACGTACGAAATGCTGTCTGCATTTTTATTTCTTCTGATACTACACTGCTGCTGCCGTGAGCGAGGATTTCGTTTCCGCGTGAAGAAATACTATAAGACAATGACGAACAATGAGGCTTATAGTGCGGCATTTTGCGCCTGCGAGCGCAATTAATTTGTCAGAGAAACATAGCTGACACCATTGGCACAGAATAACCAGGAAGTATGTATTTGTTCATCCACCCCTTtcatactcttcttctttcttctttaccctttcgcAGAGAAAGAagttggttaacctccctgccttccttttcgtatctctctctctctctcgctgacTGACAATGGAAATGGACGAGCCTGCAAGCCAATGCCgtggacgcccaactaaaacttTAATGCGAAAAGATAATTTAGAAACAGTGCCTTGACGATCCGTACGGGTATTTATTTTCATAGAACTGATAGCTACTTCCTCAACAGCAGAACAAACGCCTGGGCGTGCGTTCGTACATGCTCGTGAATATTGTATCAACTTTGACCCAAGTATTGTTTCTACGGTGCTGAACTGGGAATACGTACGAAATGCTGTCTGCATTTTTATTTCTTCTGATACTACACTGCTGCTGCCGTGAGCGAGGATTTCGTTTCCGCGTGAAGAAATACTATGAGACAATGACGAACAATGAGGCTTATAGTTTAGAGGAATTAATTTGTCAGAGAAACATAGGTGACACCACTGGCACAGAATAACCAGGAAGTATGTATTTGTGCAGAGAAAGAAGTAAATGCCCCGAAAGCCAAATTTTGTGGTGGTACGGTAAACCTACTTATGGTGACATAAGCCGCGCGTATGCGATTGTGCAAATGCAATTCAGAGGTATTCATATATAATGCCACGGAATTTTGTCTCCATGTCAGGTTTAGCTGGTTTTAGGAAGGGCCCACACACTTCCGAAATGCGAGGTATATTTCGCACTCAAACAGCATACATGAATGGTCCGTTGTAATGTTCAGTACCAGTATGCGTGATTACTGAAAACAAAAGACATCTATAAACtttttcaagctttttttttacattttgaaGGCAATATGAGCGCTCTTTTAATGTAGGCGTTCCTTTTGTTGCATCAGCTTTGCACATTATACAGCTGTGTTGCCACCGCGGGATGTATCATATTAATACTAACATAGCTTCTCTACCTTACTTTTTGTATCGTTTAGGTGCAATGAACTGTGGACACCTTTGGTGCGCGATTCTTGCTCTGACACTAGGTGAGTATTTGCAACCGTAATATTATGCAAGGCCAACTGCGGTAGCTTTTGCGTTACTATTCTTTATGTTCTTTATGAAGCTTTCAAAGTTTGCTTTTATAGATGGCATACAGTATCGCATGCTTTGAAACATGTGCTGTGTTAATAAAATATGCTGATCCATATAGCGGTTGCCTAATTCATCAGAAGTTACGTATAGCCGGAATCATTTTCCCATCGTCACCGGCGCAGGGCACGTTCACGGGCATAAGCCTATTACAAATGCCACGGAGACAAACTACAGTATGGGCGAAGAAGCGCAGAAGCTCGGCCAAGTGTTGAAGGAATTTAGCCGAAGAATGATGGACGTCCTTCGAAGTCAGTCAAACGTTGACAACGAGGTGAGTTTTTGGTTGGAATTGCAAGCAGGGATGCCAATAAAGCAGATTCATCTAGTAGTGCCTGATTTCTAAATGAAATAGGGTGCTTCAGCTCGAATTATACGATGTATTCTTGCTACAGTGTTCGGCGTACTTTCTAGGTCAGTAATTTGTATTCGTAAAAGTTCATTTACCTCCTTTTAATAGGCTCTAGAGTATTATCTCGGAACAAGCGTACATCGATGTGCCTCAGCACGTGTCATATATGTATACAGTGCAGATGCCAATTTGTTTCTCACGAGACCCTTTTCTCCTTATAGGTAGAAAGAAAACGATAAATAAAATAGACGTAACTGACAGGATAAGACTTTGTAGTTTTATCAGCTTCTACAAAATATAGGAGTAGCAAAAATCAGGCAAGAGTCATAGGAAACAGCTGGGAATTCGTACTGAATTCCTTAGAACTGTAAAATATCTCATGTGTAGTTAATACTAATCTTAATGTTACAATGCTGTTAAGCTCGAATAAACCTTAAGGCAAAATGAGATGTGCTCCTAAATGTTTATACATTTTATTCGGGGTGAAGTTTTCTACCTATTGCGGTGCGCTTAAACTACCACTCTGATCAAACGAACATATTAATACGAATTTGTCATTACCGATGTGAATATTGCGCGTGGTATTTTATTTCTGTTACATCTATTAAAGGAGAAGTTGGTGCCCCTGTCTTTCGGGCATCGCTTGTAACCATACAGTCAGGGTCAATGCGCCAACGAGCAAAAGGGACTCTATGGCGCGTAACGAAAAATAATATACACAGAAGAACCGTCATGTTGTGGCAAAGCTTTAGTTATATGCCACATTCGCTTCATTGTTTTGCATTTGTCCAGAGTAAATATATGTTGTGTGTATCAGCAACATTATTACCGCAGCTTTGTGCAACTAAACTAACAAAATTTTGAAGCGTGGCCCACCGCGTAAGACCATGATATGCACTATGATGAGGACGAAATCCTAAACATGTAGAGCAAAAATGCGCACGGTGGTAGCGAAAGTGGCGACATCGTTTTATCACATACCATGGGCGGGAAATCGTACAATTACCATCTATTTGTTTAAACATCACGGTCTCAAAACAGCTTTTCCGCTCTCTCACAGTACAGTACTCCCCATAGATTACAAGCGCAGTAGACGCACATATATCTTTTGTGATGAGAAAGGTTTATCATTCATTTACGACTTTTCTAAAGTCACATGCTTGATGCTGTAAATCAGCGTCCATTTTATTATAAACACTAGGCAAGAGAGTTTCATTATGAACACTGTGGCGCCTATATTTGTGCAAGTAATTTGATTACTCCCGGGACTGCCCAGATGTACATGCCAAGGATAAAGGATCCAATTTTTCGCACCGGAGAACTTAACCCACGTAATGCTTAACGTGCCTCCAATTTATTTGAATTTTAGTGTACTCGCTTTGTGTTACACTGTATTGAATGTGCTGTCGAATTTAAGCGAGACATATTGGGAGCTGTGTTCCACCAATAATGTATTAAGAATATTTTTATCCCTGATAATGCACGTAGTTCCTAATAAAATTACGCATGTGCTTTGAATCTGTAATTTACTCATTGTGCAAAAAGCAAACATTTATGAGTCCACAGTTCACGTGTCATTTATTACTCTTTGTTATGATGACCCATCGAAAAACACGCAGTGCACCATTCTATCATCAGGTGTTCCATACATTTCATTATTTCCATCTGTTATCGTTTAAATCTAAAAAAATTCTAGCAAAGCCAGTTATAGCTTAGTTCTGATAGGGCTGGCATGGGAACAATGTTGTACTGGACAAAAGCGCTACCTCTTCTCAAGCGGAGTTCATGCGGCGTATTCAGAGGCGAGTCTTTTCAGCGACAGTGCCGCTTTGTGTGATGTAAAATTTCCAATGAATTAACGTACTATTTGTCCGCCTTTCCTCGGTCGTCCACTTAGCGCCAATTCACGACGCCGCCGAAGGTGATCGGTTCTGTATACTGCCCCATGGGGCATGATTCGAAGAGGCTGTTCTTCATCTCGCACCTCACGCTAGGGGAACGCTGACTTGCACTTCTTCACTTCTGCCACATAACAGCTCAACAAGCGACAGTTTCTAACATTTCCTAAACTACACATGACCTTGCATGTGTCGCATGTTCTACGATTACGCACCGATTACGCACATTTGTTTGGATCGTGTCATTTTTGATTGCAAGTTTAAGGTGCTCATGTTCATGTTAAACGTTCTTATTTACTGATTATAATGCGCAGTTATGTCCGTGGGAAGTGCAGTCACTTCCCAGTTTTGAGTAATATTCGTTGCTAAAATATTTTCCTTTCGCCATTTACAAAATTAGTCGACGCCGTAATTTTCAATAACGCGACACTTGTTCCTCGTTTCTTCCACTACACAGACCGCAACTAATAAGCGTTAAATATCGCTGCAGGTGCATTGTGGAGAGTATAAGGACATCATCTCTCAAGCTCTTGACTGCTGTGAAGCAGCCTCGATCCTTTCCAACCAGGCACTATGCAGCAGGCGCGCGATGCCATCGAAGGTATCCTCCTTCAACGTCAAGAAAGGACGGCATTCGAAGATATGAATCTCTTCGGCGCTTTCATGAAGGTCGTTGGTGATGACATCAACGACATCGGACAGAGCTTAATCGACCGAGGTATTAAACTGTGCGGGAATTTTGTCATCGAAGATGCACTGACAGACTTTGAGAAGGAGAACTTTAAGTACTGTACAGAAGTGTTCAGATTGAGTTCGATGCAAAACTGGAAGGATTGACAAAACAGGAAATTAAGGCACATTGCACAGCATCCTATATATTACAAAAACCGTTGTAGAAACAATAAAATCCATTTTTGTACTTGCTAAGTGACTAGTGGTTATGTTCAGTCAtattatgaaaaataacacgtgactacgctcccacccgaaGAACgtgggagcgtagtcttgacttgccTACCTCAGAGCGATCCTGCTTGAAGGCGCTGCTTGCTGATGCacgctgcagtctagtcacggTGGCATTTTTCggatttcgcgggctttttttaTTAGCCATAAAAAGtaagcacgcaattagtacgttgttgaaaatagcgcagttagatatcatttgaacatgcctacatatgcctcactgacattttaatgataaGGGTAGTATTTCTCGTGTTGGAAACATAATTAGGAGttattaactaaacctcattaacgaaaaaattagtagtggctactgcagtatactgggaacaactTGCACTAGGTGTGCAAACGACGTACATTTGGTTTAAAGAGTGCTGCCTAAAATTTGGGACACCCATTATTAAAGATGCAGGCTCAGACGTCACAACCAAGAGTACATATTATGCCGACGAATGTGTGATTTACAGGGACATTAACAGTCACGTCGATGTTACTAGCTTGCATGCAGATCTCGAGCAAATAGCGATCTGGACCGCGAATGGCATACATTGATATTTCCAGTGTTATCACGTCCGGTTTTGTAGGAAGCACGTAACCATAGGCAACCAGTACTATATAAATAATGAGCATATAGAAATAGGTGCGGAGTAATTACGTAGGAATTATACTTTCATCGAGCATAACGTGAAACAGCTAAACTATGTCACCGTAAGTGCTAGCCACATACTTGACTTTTTGAGAATAAATTTAAAGAAATTATTGCGCCAATGCAAATACATTTTACACTTTTATAATGTTTGCGTCATCTCCGAACAAAGCGCTGAAGGCCAGTTGATGAGAAATCTGTCCGTGAGAAAGAAGAcgttattaaacgcgaagcatttctcagcgaaccaaaGCCACTctgaccatatctatctatctatctatctatctatctatctatctatctatctatctatctatctatctatctatctatctatctatctatctatctatctatctatctatctatctatctatctatctatctatctatctatctatctatctatctatctatctactatctatctatctatctatctatctatctatctatcatctatctatctatctatctagccgccaacgtcaGGGTGCTCTCCTACACCATCTCCTCACCttagtatataccaaaattgccagAGCAGAAGTTAGGTGTATGGAGAACACGAATCACAGGTTGTGTCATGAATGACAAGAATAGCGTTGACATAAATAAAGTGACTTGCGGGTCACTtttgtcatgaaaccctttcccctaGCGCCGTGTGGGCATGTACTCGCATAACACAGCCCTTGGCATACgcctatgtgccacaggtgatgcagtCTATATCAAAGCCACGGACAGGAAAATACATTCCGGAAAGCTTAACGCGAGACcgggaaggagcccgtgttgCAGAAATTTCGCTGCCGGGGTCAACGGTGTTTTCGATGAAAGAGAAGTACCAATGAAACCAAACAATAAAATTCACGGCTCGAGCCGGAGTCGAACACAGGCATTTTGCATGATAGTCAAGCATTCCACCAGCCACCCACACCAGTGCTTCCAACCGCTTAGAAAAAAGGCCCTATGGAAACAACACGTCGGGGCAGCGCCATTTACGATCGCAGTTTTTGtcatccgcttttataacaatgtaataaaaaataaatccgAAATCAAACCTCAAGCAATGCTCGAATTCGCGACCACCACTACTTACGACATACACATCATCGCACCGAAGCGTGCACTTtgttgcgataaaactgacatcgctTTAACGTGAATGCTGGCGTTACATCGGACCATGAGCACGTCGAATATAAGCCAGTGGTGTCCACTTACCTGGCCAGCCCACGATATGGAGAAAACTACTAAGTTTACCCGAAAAAATCGCGCGACCTCGTAACTCACGGTGAGAAATCttgcataggctgctactcgccgactgctttgcATGCCAtccattcccacaatgcgtgggatctgcccaatttttttaaatgcaaaacatttcttagcgaacttctgcgactttgagcgtatctatctatctatctatctatctatctatctatctatctatctatctatctatctatctatctatctatctatctatatatctatctatctatctatctatctatctatctatctatctatctatctatctatctatctatctatctatctatctatctatctatctatctatctatctatctatctatctatctatctatctatctatctatttagccgcctacgactttgtgctctcctggtcgcttggttaatcgaatgtacaccaaaattggtatggcgtaacatgactgtatgacgagcataaatgacaagtcataacatgaaaatcatgacacgcatgtcatgtacagcatgatttacatgccacgatcatggtgcgctggcggccgtttcgctagcttgatatacgccaaaattggtatcatgcgacgtgactgtgtggcgaacataaatgacacgagttaacatgaaaatcatgacacgcatgtcatgtacagcatgacttacgtgccacgctcatggcacgctggcggctgtttcgctagctttatattcgcaatgcccacgaactataggtggcgcgccgtgcttttcaagatggcgccaggaggagggtcaacccgtttgttagcataggaacaaataggacgtgcggacgtacggcccgtgccactttcactggatgaagtcatgagctgcgctgaaatggatatgagactaaaataatTTCccgaaaccatggaaagtgctaagtactcgccacctaattatatttgctgcggtgtgaaatgttatatttcagctccgttaccgtgcataacgatgctttgtgaAATCCTGTgcatgctacataaaactgcatgaactagaattgacgtatgagctgaacggcactcccaggtagtacgtaccgagcctgcctgacgaatttgccgcagtagtaggccgccagcgagtagcgccatcgctgctgcacgggaccgcacgcttaacgtggtgatggtttgcaaacataatacgccgtcgtcattacttgcgcagtcgggaacgcggagttacgtcttcaacggaacacaagcatttaacatcccattcagtagcgcttgtgtcacagccatgctgagactctagccgtgtgcaataattcacttcactcgcatgttgcaggttcgatcagcacaatcgaaacatgaatatcgaaaagaatgcacacgtatggttttcgcaacgtcgaagaagttagccgagaggcgtggattgtggccgtgactgcacgttccatcgctctaaccatttcgcttcgctggtcgagctcgatcgtgttggcggcatgcggcgctccataatatccacaataattgtgatacatgcaatgcacaagaggaactatgcttttattttgatctcgctcaaggatattatacattaaatacaatcaaagtgacttacgagcgtgaaagaacattaacgcacgaggggacgtgatgtgcaactcgctcctcgtgagcagcagctgatcgttcatcgtcgctgtcactctcggtgctttcacagtcttctacgtccagtgaaaaatcctcgtcgtcaagatggtttctttcaacatcactgctgaaagcaacccGAAGAATTCCTTCCGCCGAACGatttcgaccactccgcgtcaccacgtttacaattagagagacgtcttgGCAATCAGGGCGCGGAGAACATACTGCCATATTGCTGATATTGCCCTCAAAcgggtcaacaagcaaatcgcttgcagtgtgctgccacctatcgacaaacgtacaaaaacaagcggcgcagcgctggctgcgaaacc
Above is a window of Rhipicephalus sanguineus isolate Rsan-2018 chromosome 3, BIME_Rsan_1.4, whole genome shotgun sequence DNA encoding:
- the LOC119385670 gene encoding uncharacterized protein LOC119385670, which produces MGEEAQKLGQVLEEFSRRMMTVLRSQSNVDDELHCGKYKDIISQALDAVKDLDPFQPGTMQQARDAIEGILLQRQERTAFEDMNLFGAFMKVVGDDINDIGQSLIDRGIKLCGNFVIEDALTDFEKENFKYCTEVFRLSSMQNWKD